GATTGTAAATTACACGCACAGCACAACAAAAAAAGCCTCTGTGCCTCCAGTGAGCCAATGTTTCAAAACCTCCCTTGTGGCAACATTTGGACGTCTCGCACGTAGAACGCTCAATAAAAAAGCAGGCTTGGTACTCAGCCCCAAACCATTAGTAGTGAGCTGAGGCACTCAACATGGTACACAGGCGTTAATTGCCTCGTTGCCCGTAACTTTTTTTGGAATCCTTTTTAACGCTGTTGTTTTTGCAAACACAGTTGTTGGGAAAGGGTTGTAAACACCTGCGTGCTGGGAAATATTGTATGTGATCGGGACACTTGAATGCTGAAGAGTCTGTCTCGGTCCGATAAGTGTAATGCTGCCGGTGTGTTTGTTCACAGATTGGTGATCTGTATTATCTTACAGAAGCGTGTGGTTCTCGTTGTCCACTCGACAATCTTTTAtcactttattcattttaatcttTAAGTCATGTTTCTTACTCATCCTCTGTTCCAAACCTGAAACTGATCTGGAAACTCTCTCCAGATGCTCCAATTGTTACTACAGACTCCATTCATCTAAGCAAGAAAACGAGGGAACTGCCCAATAACGATATCAAATGGCAACATTATTATGTAGTACAGTGTTAGAAACACCATTCTTGAGATCCTGGAAATAATacgtttttaatttttactccaGGTGGATTCAAAATCACTGATCGTTTTAGAAATGTTCTTTCCATTCCTACACAAGTAAACCTTAGCTCTTGCACATTAGATTTACAATCCATAACATTTTACAGTCCATAACTGCctcaagtttattttcattttatttgtactttttcaATTTGTCAACATGAACTATTTCGATCTAGTTGCCCCGCTGACTCTGCAGAAAAGGCTGCTATATGTAGCACAAGCAAAAACAGTGTTATGAAGCCTTCCCAGTTTGGCTCCTATCAAAATGGCTGAGATGCTTGTGGCTTTGTGATTAAGCTGCTGCAAACCACACAGCCCAGGGAGAGTAAACCCAACATTTAAACCAAAACCCAGATACAGGCAGCCTGGGCAACAACAGTGGCATATTAGTACTTACCCCAAGACAAAATGTCCATCATTTGTGTGTAACCCACATTCAGGCAATTCGGCTTCTCAGCACATGGAATGAAGTCTGGGAGGCTTGAGGGGGTTTGGGATAGTATTATGCACCCATTTGACAGCCCTGAATTGTCTGGAGGAATTAAGATGACTTGTTGTAAAACTGGTAAGACTTTTTTCACATGTACATTTTTTCTTGCATATTCGTCATTGCTCTCTTATTACTGGTCAAATATAGATCACCTGGAAGATGGACTTCAAAGTGAGCAACAATTCGATATCAACAGCACCATTATTTACCAAGTCCCTGTGAATCCCTTTCTGACCATTGGGACTTTTCTAGAGGGGAAAACAACCCATCTGTCCGGCAAATGCTTCCATATGGACACAAAGAGTGGGGCACATTCTTGTGGAAATGAAAGCAGGTCCTTTAATCTAAGAGACATAATCAATAAATGATAAGGCCTGTAGCCACAGGGCAAAGCGGTAGTTTGAAGATAACTTAAGGCAAGATTAGTGATGGGACAAAATGGGGTGGTGGGGGGTGATGTTGAATTAAAACATTATGCATGGAGGACTGGAGTTAGTTGCTTGGTAATCATGGGTTCCTATCAGCTCTTTAGATCACTTCCTGCAAGCTTAGCTCAGTCGTATTCAAGTGATCATTGTTTTATCTGGAAGGAATGCTAATTACAGTTGTAGAGAAGCCAACCCTTGCCGACATCATCAAAATACACTATGTGGTCAGTGTAAATGAGACAATAGTTGCCTTCACCACAACTATTATGCAAAGGAGACATTGGACTACCAATTTGGAATGCAATCTCAGTCTAGCAAATATTTACCAACAGCCAAAGACAGGGAAAAGAGCCTAAAAGACAGCTAGCATGGTTAATGACTGAGTATAGAGAAGGGTTGAAATGTACAGTTCAGTAACAAGGGGGTTAGACTGAGGCTTCTGTGCACAATTCAAGCCCCTCGGGAATGTGCTGAGTTGAACATTTGATGGCGCAAGATAACCAAAGTAGTGGGCATTTTCAATCAACGTGTCAACCCAAATTTCAGCAGAGATTCAAAAATAACACCAAGGATGGAGGGAGGTTTTAGGCTTGGCTTTGATTTCATGGTACTATAGGCTTAAAGACCAGAATTATATTTGAGTGCCATGAGAATTTGTTCATCTCTGGAGCTGTTTCTAATGATATGGAATGACCCAGACGGGTGCTACTGGTCTTAAAGTCCCTAAAAATAGAGACGCTTATTTGCAATCCCACATTTGGGCCATGAACACAGAGAATGGCAAACTGTGACACCAGGCAAGGAGTCTAATTTTCCCTCTTTTATGGGTATTGCTGAGAATTCGCTCTAACAAGCCTGGCAGcctttgaaataataaatatggaaatataTCCCTTGACTCCTGTATTACTGGTGAAGAACAGCAGCAACACTGCAGGTTGAGAACTTTTGGCATTCACATTCTGATTAAACCTTGAGTCACTCAACTGTAAAGAAACTTTTAAATGGTGCCTTTTGTCTTTCCTTCAATCCAAAAAATACCCACCTATTCTCTAATGTGAGAGCTGCGGCTTCAGAATGATGTTAAATGCAACAGCGGTTCTCTCCAACAGATGCATGTGTAGTTAGTGGTTTGTACCAGCAGGGGTATTTGTGAACAGATCCTTTTCCATGTCCACAGTTTATCAAATTAGGAGAAAAGATGACATGCACGATAAACTTAattctttgtctctgtgctgtggcTGACAGTGGgtgctggagtgtgtgtgtgatttatacCTTTCTCTAAATGTCAGCTGTGAGAGTGACAGTAATATGATGTTTCCCACCCACACAAcggaggaacacacacacagtgagcaaCCTCAACATGGCTGTTTGCTGAGGCTATATGGTGTTCCCAATAATTTCCTTACCCACAACATAGACAATGAGCATGCTGCGCTATTAAGGTTTGGTCCTGTGAGTAGAAGAACCAGGCAGTACATGAGGAAATAAAGCAATTTTGAGTCGGGCTATAATTTGTGGAAATCTTGCTGTTTGGAATTAACATCAAGACTTTTTAACTAGTCCACTCGGGACAGGTTTAATAGTAAACATTGGcagtgaggaggagaagagctATACACACATCTGTAGAAAGAGGTGAACTTGACCACTTTGCTCATTTACATTCACTGGGTGTTTCCTTTTGTCAGCTCATTTAGGGCTCCTCAGATGTTGGTGTGAACAAATCAACATTTAGATAGTGTACTAATGTGCCGATGAAAAGACCCTCTGAAGATAACTACCTTTGATATGACCCCCTGGGACTCACACTGTCCCCAGCTTAGCCCCACCAGCAGGGGCAAGACAATCCAATCCATTTACCCCCCAGAGAGATCAAAGACCCGGCCTCCTCCTTTTCATTCTATTACCAAAGACTCCACCTTTGCAAAGTCCCTACACAAATGAGATTGTGCATCAGCCATTTTCTTTGGTGGGGTTAAAGACAGTGTTTTTGAAAGGATGGAAAACAAGCAGGGACATTAAAGAGTTTGAGTGATGAAGGAGAAGAGAtggacgggggggggggcatgaaAGGAGGTGGCAAGGGGCAAAAAAGCAGTGATTAATGCCTGATGACTGTTAATGGGACAATGGATGAACCACTGGGGCCATTACTGTGCTATTGTCTGATAGGATGCTTCCCTGTTAAGTAAAGGTATGCCATTACACAGCATTCAGGGCTTTTGATGCTCCTGCTTAAGCACAGGGATATTCGCTCATGTCTCAGACAGACACTCATCTCCTGTTGAGCATGTTTTATGAAACGAACAGAGGGCTCAGAGACACCTATTTCCTGCCCCTCATAAAACGTAGTCTGTCTGCTGTGAGCAAACTGGATTAGGCATGGTAACAAGCAATGCCTACTGATGGCATGCACTCATACTGGGGTCATTGGCTAAACTGTCTCTCCTCAGTACTATAAGGTATTTTTCAAAGTATAAGGTTTCTGTGGTCACCTCTATTCAATCAGCTCTGCTAATTGACTGTGACTCCATAAGCCTGCCATCTTTCAATGTTATATAACTGGATATAACTATTTTTTACTGAATAGCAACTCAGTCCGTGTTAGTTTTCCACCAGCTCTCTCACtctacaatatatttttttgactTCTTTCAAAAACTTTGTGAATAATGAGTAAATTATATGTGTGAAGCAGCTTTGCGCAATGTGGTTGTGGCTGAGGCAGACTTAACATAGCAGCCAGGAGCTGAGCCAGCTCTGGCCCTGGCCCTTGTCCTAGCCCCAGCCCCAGGCCGCCAGCAGCAAGCTTCTGGACCAACCATAATGAAGAGTAGGCATTTTTATCCCCAGCTGTACCTCTGCCCCCCCACCCTGGTGCATCTGTTTGCTCCATGGTCGTCTGGCAGAGTGGGCAGACATTGCATATTGGGATATTATTTGTATAAACAATGGGCAGATTGTTTGTTTGCACTGAATTGGTTGCAGCTGTATAAGCAGTGGGATATGTTGCACATGGCAGGACTGGAGAGTGAGAGAATCCACCTGAAGGACACAGGTGGTGGAGGATGAACTGAAGTGCTTACATGGTTCTCGAGTCTTGCCACCACCGGCTTTGCTGAAAATGCCAGTAGCAAAGGGAAAATAAACATGAGTCCAGAGGGCAACAGAGCATAGCAAAACACAGGGTATTGTGGTCAGGTATCTCTTTACTTGGGCTTCCATGCAGTGTTACTGTAACAGGCAGTTTATGCAACATAATACAACcacttgtttctgtttcagCCCAACACACTTACCAACCATGGGCCTTTAAAGCTGTAGTCAGAGCAGCCGTGATTCCTTCATGTGGTAAACAGGGACTCAAACATgggatgacatcatcacagaGGGACCTGAAACCACAGAGGAGGTGTCAGCTGCAGATGGAAGGAACACCAGGATGGATCAAACCAGTCCATGAGCCTCCCTTGGTGAGCAAACGCAGTGTCACAGCTCTATCCCTGGGATTGCAGCAAGAGACGGGCTGGGCCTCGTGGTTGCCGCATGGAAAGCCCCACACACGGTTCTCTGATTAAGTGGAAATGTTTCACAAGCATCATGctgatattttaaatgaatagaAATATGCTTCTCTCACTCTCGGAAGGAAGCTTCTTTCTGAGTTAGATGAGGCTACAgacagcagccggttagcttagcttaccataaagactgaaaacaggtggagatagctagcctggctctgtctgaaggtaacaaatctgcctaccagcatcaATAAAGTTCACTTATTAACTaattatttcttgtttgtttaatcagtcaTTGGTGTCATCACCATGACACAACCCCACAATcaattgatcttctcatctaatttgctgcaagaaagcgaataagcgtatttcccaaaagctaaactggctctctccaaagtgaTAAATATGCATTCCAACAAATATAAAGCTGACTAATTAACACACGTTCTTGTTTGTTCAATCTGTACAGaaattaagtgtaaaaatgactatAAATGATTTCATAGGGAGTTAGATGTTAGACTTTTCGCTTGGCGAACAACAGCCAGGCGTAGTGACTCTGCATAGCATCctgaagaccaaaacaaaacctGTGCTAACCAGCCGTATCtaacaacaaacaacactgtAGCTGGAGATGCTGCACAGAAGTGCTGGGTGAATAGACAAACTGTTCTTTGTCAAGAAATACCTCCAACACGTAACACTctctaaaatcacaaattgtcatttttgtagCATTTTTGTGACTTGTAGCCATGTGTTATATAGCAGAGCCagggtagctgtttccccctgtgtcCAGCCTTTACGCTaagataagctaagctaagctaagctaagctaaacacatcctgactccagctccgtaacacacagacatgagtgatgttgatcttctcatctcactctggGAAAGAAAGCATATGCCTTTAAATTGGGCTCAAATATatgcaaagacagagagagagaccaagaGGGCAAAGAGAGGTGAAATACAATATACTAATACGCAGGAGGTGAGTGAGAACAATTGTCACTAGTTAATTACCTGGAATGTAACATGAGACCCAATCAAATTACAATACGTCATCACCTCACTCACAAACCCTTGTTTTCCCTGTTGTGCTGACATCACCCAGAAGTTAAATCAGTGGAGCAAACCTGTTCTCCACCTGCATTCACACACTCAACACATTGTGCTGAATGAGTTGTCCtttgtttaattattatttccCAAGGACAGGGAGATTTACCCTTATTGCTCAATCAGGCAGATTGTCATCCCACAAAGATGAATAGTGAGCATTGTGCTTCTTTTCTATGAAGTGATCAGTGCCAGCACCCAGAAGTTTGACACCTCCCTGTGAaattttgtttacataagaGCTTGGTTTTGATCCGAATGCTCATTCCAGAAGTATGCCATCTCTTTCATCTGACAAAATAACATGCATTGCCTCTGTGTACACCACCTTGTTTCTTTACCCTTTCATCTCTTGATGGTTCACTCATGAGTTTGTTAACTCAGGGATGTCTTTCAAGGGTGTTTGGCAGCAATGTTAGAATAACAATGACAGATATGCCAGATACTCAAGCAGAGAAAAGCTTTATTGTAACTCTTAGATCGTGAAGGGAGATTATAAGACAGCGGTATAATCAAATAAgttctgtgttttattgctcattagGTGTCAACACTTCATTTGATGAATAGCATTCCAGCTAGATCAGAATCtggtttgttttaatattttgttatgcaaataaaacacacttaaaatgcATAGCTGAATGACAACCGACAGACTTTACATGTGTTAATTAGTATTTTCATGAATTGTAACATGCATAAGTCTTGTTAAGATACACATTTGCTGTAGATACATATTTCCAGAATTTGGAAGTGTACAGTGGCATGAAAACGCATGTCAGTGGAAATGCTGATTCTTTCTTGTGGTATGACACTAAATGTTGTTGGTTTGGATGCCATTGCGTGGGCGAGTATGCTGTTACTCCAAACCTCTCACACCCCAAGATTTGTGTGTACAAGTGTGGacatgtgtttatatatgtgtgtaataGCTGCGAGGTGGCATGTGGGGACGTGATTGCGTGTGTCTGTTCCACTAAATGTACCGGAGCTgcgtgtgacacacacacactcacacacaccctgtcCTTCCTTGAGTTAGGGCACATGCCTGTGGCCTGTGTTAGTCTGTGGTTGGAGTAATGATgacaggctcacacacacagattccaGGACCCCCACAAACATGACTTGGCTGAGCCTGCATGGTATATTGTACTGTTGACAATGCTGCCATTACTCTTAATTACTCTAAAGAATGGACACTAAATTGTTTAAATGGAGTGAGTCTCTCTGTATGTCTGCCTGCCTAATGGTCAATGCATCTGTCCTCAACAGTCGTGGaacaagtattcagatcctttacttaagtaaaagtagtaataccacaatgtagaaatactctattacaagtaaaagtcttgcattaaAATAgtataataagaaaaattataaagtattattattagttattataaTATCTCATTATGCAGGCAGAATGGCTCCTGACAgtgttatattttcatatattatactactgttttattgttactgatgcattaacatgtaaacagcTCATTTTAACATATACACTGTATGCTGCTGGGTAGTGCAATGTGCTGTTAAGCAATGTATTTCATAGGCTCAttatagctttttaaaaatctttatctacaaagtaactggtaacagctgtaaaataaatgttgtggagtaaaaagtacaatgtttgcCTCTGAAGTGTAGTGaaagtataaaatagcatagaatggaaataaagtaaagtacaagtacctcagaataatacttaagtacagcacttgagtaaacaACCTTAGTTGCTTTTCACCACTGATCCTCAACGACAGTCAGAGTAAACCTCACCTTGTCTTCCTAAGACAAACTGCAAATGAATGTCTATGGATGTAAACAGATAAAGAGGTTATCTGGCTCGGTCAGATATCAAGAGTGTCTTGTGCTCCTTTTGATCTGACACGAGAATCAAgcagaaaatacagtaatttcCTCGCTATCTTCTAATCTAAACAGGTCTAATTACAGGCACCAAGGTGTATTTGGGTGGATTCAAAACCTACACATTAGAGCACATCCATTGCACAACAGCCAGGAAATGGGGTGTGCTGTGCAACTGGACAGATTGAGAACCAAGatcctttttcttgtttttttaagttgcaTCACAAAAAGCGCTGCGGTGCACCTCATTTCATGAATCCTTGTGTAGATTGAGTAAGATGAAGTAATTAGAGGCCTTAGTTTGGATAGCTAGCTATCTGCTCTGCTGCACATGAAGGCAGGGAAGTAAGTTATAATTAGAAACTAGCCAGCAACACCAAAGGGTTAGGTGGCAAACACTCGCCAGGACACACATACTTTGTTATTACCTCTTTGCCGTTATCATTTGATAGGGTAGCGTCCTCTCCTGTTTTTAATATTCGTCTGATGACGTCTGACATAGCCCTGATGGACCATCCTCTGCCGCCATAGCAGGATGTGGCCTGTTGAGGCTCCAGTAATGACTCATtaaaactgtatatttgttgtgtgtgtgcctgcacaTATTTCAGCAATTGTGTGTAATGAGTTTGAGAAGCATATCTGGGCCAAACATTTAAACCATCCACTCAGCCTTAACCACTGATTTGTGAAGACTGGACTACGAGTTAAacaccactgactgactgttcaAATAACTCTTGCTTTCCAGAAGGGGGTGCTTGTTAGTTAACACCCGTACCAACGGTTAAGTGAATATTTGGACTAAATGGTTTAGATCCTAACTGCTGCAGGAGAATTTATATTTGATACATCTTGAGTCAAAGTAaaagacatttcttttgttttttttgtaacacAGTAGATCAGACCAACTATTCCCAAAAATGAGGGGCAGGAAGAAAGGAGTAATGTTATCacataacatttaataaaacaaatatattcaaattttctatatataacattttcttataaaacaatatatactgtatataacacaTTTACAATGCATGCAGCACCATGTCTTTATAATACTGGTGTTGACAGAATTCAATAGCTCAATTAAGTGCCACCTCCAGGATAATATTTACAATACAGTAATTTACTGCAATAACTTGAGGCTTGAAGTTCcatcaaaagagaaacaaaacagctcTGCCATTACCGATGACATGAATCAATCTTCCCAAGACTTCTGAAATGTCACTTCCTAACTTTCGACTCCTCATCTGTTAATGAGAAATTGGATCAGTCCATCTTGCACTGTTGCATCCCTCTGGGTGTATCACTTTTCCAGGAATCATGTCTATCCTTCCGGGTGCTGTTTGTGTCAGCAACTTTGGCAGAAAAGAATGTCTTAGGTGTTgggtgtctctgtgtgtgtgtcagcatctCAGGTGTATGCAAGGATGAAAAGTGTTTGTCAGTGTCTGTGACTGATTTGTGGGTTTGCTGGGTGTGTGGGtattactgtctgtgtgtgcgtgtgcatgtgtgcgtgtgtgtgtgtgtgtgtccacgcGTTTGTATCAGCGTCTCTGACAGGTGTGTAGGTTCCGGGCTGCAGTCCTGCTGACACTgtggtctctctctcctttctctggTCGGCAGGCCATGCCGTCGCCACAGTCGCAGCGCTGGAACAACTCCAAGCCATGGGTGCCTTTCCTGCGGTGGCGCGTACACACCTGGCCCTCCGTCAGAACAGGTTTACAGATGCGAGACCAGAAGTGTCTGGCGCAGCACAGAGCCTCAGAGCAGTCTGCAGATCTCAGGCAAATATCCCCCTCCTGGCctggagagaaagggaagagagaaatgaaaatatgttaCATGACAGACCTCACTGAACACTTCTTGTGTTGTTACTTGAACCTAATAAAGAGTGATGATTGATGAACAGGACACTCACCTTTCACAGCATTAGGCTGATGGCTGTGGGCAGTGGGAGGCCTCTTGGTTTGATGCTCCAtggtgttgttgtgtttgtgccagCCAGTGATGATGTATGCTTCTGTGCCATCTATGTCATTTGCCTGGCATACACCTAGAAAtggcaaaagaaagaaatgcatttaGGGTCTGTATTTACCACAGTAGATATAAAGTCATCCACATCTTGCATAAATTTGAATTAATTGTTATCAGtaaacatgcagacatgcaAGACACTATGACTGCAAGCAAACTATTCTCAGCTATCAGAATATCATCAACAACTTGGTAAATCATAAATGTCAGTATTCATTTCAGATGGGATGCCTCTGCTCACCATTGCTGCAACGGTTTCCTGCGCAACACATGGAGTCCCGTGCGCAACGCTTCCGGCTCTTACGGCAGGGCAGGCAGGCGCCTCGGGCGTCGTTGCAGAATTCATCACCTCCGCAGTCTTCATCATCAGTGCAAACACCTGACTGCTAtagtttgataaaaacaaaagcagcgtGTCATTTAAGTATTGAGATATTACTTGTAAAACTTACATAAACGCAACTTTTGTCGTGGCGCACATAATTGACTTTTACGCACGGGAATTACCTGCAAGGTGTCTACGGGTAATTTGTGTCCCACGCTACCGGAGGGAGAGGTGCGTGGACTCGGACTGACAGTGTCGGAGCCTTTGCTACCCGAAGCACCGGGCAAATTTTTGATGGCGTTGGAGTTCATCAGGACTGTCCCAGTGTAAACGTCCCCAAGGTATCCAAACAGCGTGAGATACACAGCCAAGAAGCGACGCGCTGACAGTATCTGCATGATTCTCCCCTTAAACTCTGCTGTGTTGCAAACACACGGGAAAAAAACCCTTCTGTTTGGGGAAATGGGAATGTCTGGGAAAATGACGGAGTGACAAAGTCCAAAGCGGCCTGAATCCTGAATCCCAAAGTTTCCAGAGAGTTTCGGCACGATGCTTTCGAAGCCTCTTGACTCACAGTCCTAGGATGATCTCTTTATACATGTGGACCTGTTTGTCTTCCCGCCCCTCGCTGTGCACAACAAAGGCGGAGGGGTGGAATTTCAAAGAGATCCCCACTGTACGGAAATGGCCATCTATTCTCCCTGCACAGGACTGCCTTTCACAATGTTTGTGTAATGATAATGACCCGCAAAGTCTGTCTGAATGCCCATCACTCAGTGGAAATAAACTAAATCCACACTCAGGACTTACTCAATCTACTCagtataaaatcacattttaaattaaaagaagGATTCAATTATTTATGTTccatttatttacttatttattcttAAAAACGAGTGTCATTTTTGTGCACCAGTTGGGTGCCTTATTCTGCTTTGTTTCAAACATAATGTGATAGTCTCACCACATTGCTAACTCttataatataattatgttATGGTGTGattttaattatctttttttcaaattaaaaaaataaagttaaatagctttaaacatttgttttctttttttgtagatCACTTATTCAAATTATCagaatttctttgtttttccaaaaacattGATGATTATTTTGATGACTTTTGTAGGTGTACTCTATCTAAAAGAACAAATGTATATGCTACAAAATACTGcagcacattttatttgttaaatgaataatttcGCTTTataactggaaaaaaaactcACCACAATTCCTCACAATGtgggtttttgtgtttctttttttcacaaactCCGTTACGCTTCTTTATAAAAAGCTGTTTGGTTATTGCAGTTTCTTTGACATTCAAGTAGCCTAACTGCCCTTTGGCTGTGTGAAGACAGTGATTGAAGTTACTTGCGTCGATTAACTACTTCATTTGATCCTTCTGATTGCAAAGGGGGCAATTATCCTCCAAAGTGTGCTTGATTACACCAGTGGCGGACATCAATGTGTAGGATATGCAGACCATTAAGGGGTGTGAAAAGTTTACCGAGTTAATGGACTTCCGTGGCGAGGCCTTTAAGGGCTGACTGGCACTTCGAGATTAAAGGCAACTCTGATCTGTCTCCGCTCTCTGACCCTTTGGGCTCCTCCACTGTAAGAAATGTCTATCATAATGCAAAAAGATATCCTGAAATATTTAATCTTCAAAGTGTGTAGGCCTAATTGACCTCAGCCTGCCAACCAAACAAGGTCATTTCACCCCCTTTCTCAGTAAACAGTCGACTTAaagtaaatattattttcttttttcttgaaTGAAGCAGTGATCTGTTCTAGCTCTTCATTTGCTCCTGGAAATGACTGAAACAGGAGAAACTGTATTTTGGGACTCAATTGGTCAGTTTCCGACATGCCAAGAAAAGCTCACAGGTGCTGAAATGCGTGATGGAAACGAGCCCTTTAGTTTCTCTATGAAGATATCTTGGCACTTGGACGTCATCTGCTGGTCACGTAGCCTATGTTTgagtgtgaggatgtgtgtatgcatgcatatgtgtgtgtgtaggagagagATGCGCCATAGACacctgacaaacacactgtagcaCTTTGCGCGTTTGAATTGCTGTATATCTTTTGAAGTAGAGCTTTTATCTCCACTTTACTAAATGTCAGTGCTGGTAAGGTGAGCTCCTTTGATGCACTTTGATCTCCTTTGATCTGGCAGAAGTGTCACCCTGTTGTTATAGCTGAAGCCATTCCCCTGTCCCCCAAACAGATCTGTTGTGTGAATAACACTGAGACCAGAGAAGCTGAATCATCTGCACTTACCCATAAGTGGATGACATTAATTCTAGGACTGATTATTACAACTCAGGCAACCATAACCAGTTCACATCAGGCTGAGgcagttg
This region of Siniperca chuatsi isolate FFG_IHB_CAS linkage group LG11, ASM2008510v1, whole genome shotgun sequence genomic DNA includes:
- the LOC122884881 gene encoding dickkopf-related protein 1-like, producing the protein MQILSARRFLAVYLTLFGYLGDVYTGTVLMNSNAIKNLPGASGSKGSDTVSPSPRTSPSGSVGHKLPVDTLQQSGVCTDDEDCGGDEFCNDARGACLPCRKSRKRCARDSMCCAGNRCSNGVCQANDIDGTEAYIITGWHKHNNTMEHQTKRPPTAHSHQPNAVKGQEGDICLRSADCSEALCCARHFWSRICKPVLTEGQVCTRHRRKGTHGLELFQRCDCGDGMACRPEKGERDHSVSRTAARNLHTCQRR